The Plasmodium yoelii strain 17X genome assembly, chromosome: 14 DNA segment GCCTTTTGAAATGGATTAAAGAGTCTATTTATTTAACAAAACATTTTTACCATGCTAAAAAAGTACACGTGTGTGCGTATtacgcatatatatatgtgcataaGCACATGCACGTTgcatttatatgtattaattttttaaattatttttaatgtaaatatttataacgTTACAAGAGTATTTATgcatacataaatatatttttattcattttttttatttatggttttaaaatattatatttattataatattcattaATTGAAACTATAAAAAgctaaatataatttttataaaatcttAAATCTTTCGCTCAAATTGTTCTCTaataacaaattaaaaattgcTTATACGAAAAAAGCAAATATATCATGAATACTGTATATTTGTGTAAATTAATATtgccttttttatattaacaatATGTAGTATTCATTTTTGTTCTTTTTGGGATTCTTAAAATGTTCACTATTCACATACCACGTTTTATCagcataaaataaaaatgtggaAGCTTAATTCTTTAAaaggtatattttttttattgagGGGGGTTTTTGGTTATGCAATAATAACAGAagacattatttttatctcactcataacaaaaaataagcaaataaaaaaataaccaataaaaaaataagcaaataaaaaaataaccaataaaaaataagcaaataaaaaaataacaaaataaataaataaacaaataaatgtgAGGGTATGagtaaattattatttgttcatgtgtataaatatgcatttttatatttttttcctatACCCCAAATGTTTCGGTGGGCTCgcctttttttaaaaaaagacatcgaaaacaaattttataaaaaattttataaacattttataaacaaattatatcGAATCATTTCAGTGATATaatgaaatttattttatcatattatcTTGATCAATTttgcttatttatttttttttattttctctcaaaaatataataatataattgtCAATTAAATAAGGGTTGTGTCTGCATGACACatgcaatttttatatagagTTAATTGAGCATTACAATTGAAtttctcaaaaaaaaataataaatatataaatattattaatttggaaattttaatttaaaatagcatgtatatattatttgaatatatgtataaaaataaaataacaacaGGATTGttcttacatatttttttaattgtgtCATCGCcatttttcttattattacatttatatattaactCCCATttgggaaaaaaataatacttaaaaCATGTGTTTTTCAATTTATTGATAATTCATAAGATgtgataaaattgaaaacGCCATCTTCACACATATTTAAAGAGCCAcaatttgtatatacatataatacactgtgtatattaatataaatttcgGCAACTGTTTGTATCTCtcttttcttttctttttcaccacgttattaaaatatgtttactattatttattgtatatttatctccatttttattttttatacccCTGTCAAAGGGGATGGATATATATGTGACTTTTCTGcagaaaaatttaatatagacTTTGACGATTATTATGATGATGTAATATGTGAGCATGAAATAGGGAATGGAGATAGTATAGGGTTAATTATACCAAGATACAAAGATGAGAATGGGTATATAAATGTAAGAACAAAATGCTTTGATGAAGTGTCTTTAAACGTATTAGGAGATAACATTATGTCAATATATGATTTATATGGCAAAGATGAAATTAGTGTAtctaatgaaaataaattgtaTAATAGTGAATATATATCTTCGATATTACAAATTAAGAatgtaaacaaaaataatcgAATTTATTGTACTTTTGACAATATAAATAGAAATGGAGTATTAATTCATAAAGGGATAACAAAAATTTcaattgaaaataaaattagtaAACAAGAGAATAATAAATCCAATACACATGTTATTGATATattcaataatataaatttaaatgtagataattctaataataacTATTATATCGAAACAAAACCAGGaagcatattatatatgttaggaacaaatttattaaaaaatgaatatatatattttgatgaTAATTGTGCACTTTCTTTTGAAAAAATTGgacaaatttataaatatgtattccCATTAGTAAATGAAACagatattacatatatatgtacaatgtatattaataaagagGGAAACAAAACAAACATCgggaaaataaatatcacaTTTAAACAGCAATCTCCTACTATTGATACTATTAGTAAAGatgttttgaaaaaatatataaaatatgatgtagaaaaaaaattaaataaaatattatttggGACAAAAGATGATAGTTCTAATAATCTAAATAATGTTCAATATACTGAGCAAGGAGTAGACATAAATAAAGGACATATATCAAATATCCACGGGATAAATATTGATAAAGATTATTGTAATAATGATACATGTATTGAGCTATTTAGCAGATCAAAATGTTCATCTTTTTGTGGAAATGGATATAGATTAATGGACggatataatatacattatgATACCCAATCAGTTATTCCATGTAATAATGGGGATTGTTCAATCGAAAATGAAGTTGAaccatttattatttttgcatGGGCATCTATAGTTTTTTTCTGTATTATGATTGCAATtcttattattactatatatttcattctagagaaaaataaaacaaaaaaagtgAAACCTTCTAACCCTTTCATTTCTTACGATACAAATATTAAATGATTCCATAGAACATGCAAATAATggataaagaagaaaattgttttttttttttttattaaattgaataaattcataattataaaaaaaataattcacaCAACACCTGTTTATTTTTcctatttttaaattataataatctaCCTTTTCGTAGTAGTTTCTTTTTGTATaattcgttttttttattaatttcataATCTTCGTCAAACATTTATcatctttcatttttttttaaaactccACAACATCgtaaaatattcatttatataatacacaCACATTTCTAAAATACatttgaatatattattcaGTTGAatgatataatttataatgccaaaaaaataaaaacaaaaataaaataaaaaatacccCCAAACGTGTAtctgttattatatatatagagaatgaattatatctttatttccaatttaatgtaataaaatagcaatatgtttttcatataatttcaTAATATATCCCATTTGCATATTATGTGATGTGCTTTTCTAGCATATAAtagtttttattatatgttttgtACGAATCATGTTTCTATACAATTTATAGTacaataaaatgaaaaaaagcAAATTGTCGCTATTTAAAAGTGTATTAAAATATTCTTGGCGAACAcctttattttgttattcaACAATATTTATTCATAGTTCAGTGAATAGTCTATTAGATTCATATAATGATAAAGAAAAGGGTgtatataaagataaaagaaaaaataactTTGATTTTTTCGCCACCATTTCATTAAAAACCATTCCCATATCATATTGCAGTTCCCAACTTGTATATAAacgtgataataataataatatattacctACTGAAacagaatataataatttagaaTTATTCAAGCGTgtgttttttaaattaatacaatatgaatattttataattcataaaataattgGTTGTATTAATGAGTctataatatttgttttatattctttagctaatttttatttatattttcatagcCTATTCTTTAACATATGTAATCTATTAAGTAAAATATATCACGGCCAGGGTAATAATGGTGTGTTATATACATATCCTAATATTCCTTATAACATTATTAACAGTTTTGTAActattcataaaatttatgaacataataaaataccaTTAAAGcatgattttaaaaatgacCAATTGGAATATATGGGTTCCGGATTCATCTATGACAAAAGGGgtaaacaatattttttggatttacatttatatatatttcgtgtatgttatatatatatatatatatttttttatgatttatttgtgctattttgtgaaaatatttagtatatatatataaatcgtaatttcaaaatatatagaatgtGCAATTTGTCTTTTCATtactattaaatattataattacgCTACTATAACATCCTTATTTACTTTATTggacattttttatatttgtgtgTTAAAGGATACATATTAACAGCTGCTCACAACATAACcgtaattaataaaaaaaacaaagaaagaaagaaaaagaataaaataatagcgtatcatttttctaaaataatgTGCAtgtatccatatttttttttataatgtaaTTTTAAAGAATCTAGAAGACAAATTTGTTGTAAAAAATGGTAATGGTTTATACTTTGCAACTGTGCTTGGTTTGCATAAaggtaaaaaataaaattaaaaaaatgtagtaaaaatacaaagtgtttataaaagaatatatgagttttatatttgttataaaattattgttCTCTTATTCGGTGTTTTTGTTTCAtgttttaacatttttataaaacaagtatattcatatttatacCCATTTTCCCTCAAAAAAACACAAGAATCAGACGTTTGCGTGATGAAAATTAATTCTAAAGAACCGCTTTCTTATATCTCTTTAggtaataaatatacataataatcCCCGTAAATTATGttgtttattaaaatttgtaattaattattttatttatttcagaCAAAATAAGAGATGATTTAAAGCAAGGAGAACCCGTAGTCACATATGGACAGATACAAgttaatacatattattacCTCATTTATATCTTTACACAATTTTTATTCTATGTATATAGGCAACGTAGTATATATGTCGATTCTTATTTGACTAAGTTTTTATTGTAAAATTTTGGCAGAATTTTGATAAAGAAACTTATAGTGTTGGTATAGTAAACCATCCAAAGCAAACTTTTACAAAgtttgaaaattttaatgaAAACGGGCAGACTACCTTTTATCCATTTATTCAAATAAGCAACCCTATAAATAAAGGTTTgtatttcaaaatattttccaTGTTATTTTGCATTATGCttttatgtttattattaGGTATTGgaatgcatattttttagcaaaatttattattttttttctataatattGTAAGGTATGTCTGGTTCACCATTACTTGATCAGCATGGGAACCTCGTAGGAatgatacaaaaaaaaatcgacAATTATGGGTAAGCATaactatataataaaaataatatttgttCAAAAAATCtgtattattacattttctAAACATATGATtgtttgttatatatatagatatgcAAATTCCCCTTTCGTTTTAATATACAGATTGGCTTTACCTGCGAATATTCTAAAAAATGTAGCTAttcatttacaaaataaggGAGTATATAAGGAACCATTTTTAGGTA contains these protein-coding regions:
- a CDS encoding sporozoite surface protein 3 — encoded protein: MFTIIYCIFISIFIFYTPVKGDGYICDFSAEKFNIDFDDYYDDVICEHEIGNGDSIGLIIPRYKDENGYINVRTKCFDEVSLNVLGDNIMSIYDLYGKDEISVSNENKLYNSEYISSILQIKNVNKNNRIYCTFDNINRNGVLIHKGITKISIENKISKQENNKSNTHVIDIFNNINLNVDNSNNNYYIETKPGSILYMLGTNLLKNEYIYFDDNCALSFEKIGQIYKYVFPLVNETDITYICTMYINKEGNKTNIGKINITFKQQSPTIDTISKDVLKKYIKYDVEKKLNKILFGTKDDSSNNLNNVQYTEQGVDINKGHISNIHGINIDKDYCNNDTCIELFSRSKCSSFCGNGYRLMDGYNIHYDTQSVIPCNNGDCSIENEVEPFIIFAWASIVFFCIMIAILIITIYFILEKNKTKKVKPSNPFISYDTNIK
- a CDS encoding trypsin-like serine protease, putative, translating into MKKSKLSLFKSVLKYSWRTPLFCYSTIFIHSSVNSLLDSYNDKEKGVYKDKRKNNFDFFATISLKTIPISYCSSQLVYKRDNNNNILPTETEYNNLELFKRVFFKLIQYEYFIIHKIIGCINESIIFVLYSLANFYLYFHSLFFNICNLLSKIYHGQGNNGVLYTYPNIPYNIINSFVTIHKIYEHNKIPLKHDFKNDQLEYMGSGFIYDKRGYILTAAHNITNLEDKFVVKNGNGLYFATVLGLHKESDVCVMKINSKEPLSYISLDKIRDDLKQGEPVVTYGQIQNFDKETYSVGIVNHPKQTFTKFENFNENGQTTFYPFIQISNPINKGMSGSPLLDQHGNLVGMIQKKIDNYGLALPANILKNVAIHLQNKGVYKEPFLGIVFRDKGLIIQNSRPLTKELKISSILANSPADLGNLKKEDIISKINNKDIESICDVHEILNSTSDRYINVDGIRNDKKFKTQIKLW